The proteins below come from a single Portunus trituberculatus isolate SZX2019 chromosome 2, ASM1759143v1, whole genome shotgun sequence genomic window:
- the LOC123504536 gene encoding FK506-binding protein 5-like isoform X1 — MLPKEQREQFKLPNSVVEGEILQQQQEEQEQEQFGLHESVPDVKMLPKEQTEQFKLPSSVVEGEILQEQQEEQFGLRESVLDVKMLPKEQREQFKLPSSVVEGEILQEQQEEQEQEQFGLRESVLDVKMLPKEQREQFELPNSVVEGEILQEQQEEQEQEQFGLRESVLDVKMLPKEQTEQFKLPSSVVEGEILQKQEQEQFGLCTSVLVCEGLENMEEQGRNEEREGEMEDKTVIQEEKVHNFEEHARKMDVIDDRTAKEGEEQENKIRNENLAPKRKKENGHELEPEKTQHLKADSNNWRSNPKNINSCLGEQISSPKHLDSSPNSADSSPNSADSTPTQENSPKHVDSSPNRDIFSPKTFETSPDTCTSPKHGDSSPNRDVSSPNRGKTSPDTCTSLKHVDSSPNRDISSPNRGKTSPDTCTSPNRGKTSPDTCTSPKHVDSSPNRDVSSPNRGKTSPDTCTSPNRGKTSPDTCTSPKHVDSSPNKDISSPNRGKTSPDTCTSPKHGNSSPNRDVSSPNRGKTSPDTCTSPKHGDSSPKPHISSPKSQESTISINFKRVAVENGGGAVPGGGAVPGGAWRECHSARPLKRARMEGTEQLEHGKLDKNLKYEGIYENCGSGGGGGEGEEEEEEEEEALKTFNLFIYEEGTSYKGLLEGGNVENGGGRGRRGGGRGGRGRGRRRGRRRGGGGVVEEEKEEAKGRRRRRRRRRNAEEEEEEEEKRRRRRRRGTLEAEEEEEEEEREEEEEEGGTLEEEEEEEEGGVNKMTKFLRNTLERRRLKCDRKIALKHIKHAENQTQMDSKQTWRLEKHTAALQTPQNTANTAKKTIKARFRGRRKVNGPQEPLLSKHSH, encoded by the exons ATGTTGccaaaagaacagagagaacaGTTTAAGTTGCCAAATAGTGTTGTGGAGGGTGAAAtattgcaacaacaacaagaagaacaggaacaagaacagtTTGGCTTGCATGAGAGTGTTCCAGATGTCAAAATGTTGCCAAAAGAACAGACGGAACAGTTTAAGTTGCCAAGTAGTGTTGTGGAGGGTGAAATAttgcaagaacaacaagaagaacagttTGGCTTGCGTGAGAGTGTTCTAGATGTCAAAATGTTGccaaaagaacagagagaacaGTTTAAGTTGCCAAGTAGTGTTGTGGAGGGTGAAATAttgcaagaacaacaagaagaacaggaacaagaacagtTTGGCTTGCGTGAAAGTGTTCTAGATGTCAAAATGTTGccaaaagaacagagagaacaGTTTGAATTGCCAAATAGTGTTGTGGAGGGTGAAATAttgcaagaacaacaagaagaacaggaacaagaacagtTTGGCTTGCGTGAAAGTGTTCTAGATGTCAAAATGTTGCCAAAAGAACAGACGGAACAGTTTAAGTTGCCAAGTAGTGTTGTGGAGGGTGAAATATTGcaaaaacaggaacaagaacagtTTGGCTTGTGTACGAGTGTTCTAGTGTGTGAAGGACTGGAGAACATGGAAGAacagggaagaaatgaagaacgggaaggagaaatggaggataaAACAGtgatacaagaagaaaaagtacaTAATTTTGAAGAACACGCCAGAAAAATGGATGTTATTGATGACAGAAcagcaaaggaaggagaagaacaagagaacaagatACGGAACGAAAATTTGGCGCcaaaacggaaaaaagaaaacggacatgAACTTGAACCAGAGAAAACGCAACATTTAAAGGCAGACTCAAATAATTGGCGTTCCAacccaaaaaatataaattcctGTTTGGGGGAGCAGATTTCCAGCCCAAAGCACTTAGATTCTAGCCCAAACAGCGCCGATTCTAGCCCAAACAGCGCTGATTCGACGCCAACACAAGAAAATAGCCCAAAACACGTAGATTCTAGCCCAAACAGAGACATTTTCAGCCCAAAAACCTTCGAAACTAGCCCTGACACTTGTACTAGCCCAAAACACGGAGATTCCAGCCCAAACAGAGACGTTTCCAGCCCAAACCGCGGAAAAACTAGCCCTGACACTTGTACTAGCCTAAAACACGTAGATTCTAGCCCAAACAGAGACATTTCTAGCCCAAACCGCGGGAAAACTAGCCCTGACACTTGTACTAGCCCAAACCGCGGAAAAACTAGCCCTGACACTTGTACTAGCCCAAAACACGTAGATTCTAGCCCAAACAGAGACGTTTCCAGCCCAAACCGCGGAAAAACTAGCCCTGACACTTGTACTAGCCCAAACCGCGGAAAAACTAGCCCTGACACTTGTACTAGCCCAAAACACGTAGATTCTAGCCCAAACAAAGACATTTCCAGCCCAAACCGCGGAAAAACTAGCCCTGACACTTGTACTAGCCCAAAACACGGAAATTCTAGCCCAAACAGAGACGTTTCCAGCCCAAACCGCGGAAAAACTAGCC CTGACACTTGTACTAGCCCAAAACACGGAGATTCCAGCCCAAAACCTCACATTTCTAGCCCAAAGTCCCAAGAATCCACAATCTCTATAAATTTTAAGCGCGTTGCAGTTGAGAACGGAGGTGGAGCAGTGCCGGGAGGTGGAGCAGTGCCGGGGGGTGCCTGGAGAGAGTGCCACAGTGCCAGACCATTGAAGAGAGCCAGGATGGAAGGAACAGAGCAATTGGAACATGGAAAATTGGATAAGAActtgaaatatgaaggaatTTATGAGAATTgtgggtcaggaggaggaggaggagagggagaggaagaggaggaggaggaggaggaggccttgaaaacatttaatttatttatttacgaagAAGGAACGTCTTATAAAGGATTactggaaggaggaaatgtggagaatggaggaggaagaggaagaagaggaggaggaagaggaggaagaggaagaggaagaagaagaggaagaagaagaggaggaggaggtgtagttgaggaagagaaggaagaagcaaaaggaagaagaagaaggagaaggaggaggagaaatgcagaagaggaggaggaggaggaagaaaaaagaagaagaagaagaagaagaggtacactggaggcagaagaggaggaggaggaggaggaaagagaagaagaagaagaagaaggaggtacactggaggaagaggaggaggaggaggagggaggagtgaataaaatgacaaaattttTACGAAATACTTTAGAAAGACGTAGGCTGAAATGTGACAGGAAAATcgccttaaaacacataaaacacgcAGAAAACCAAACGCAGATGGACTcaaaacaaacatggaggcTTGAAAAACACACAGCAGcactccaaacaccccaaaacacagcaAATACAGCAAAAAAGACCATAAAAGCAAGAttcagaggaaggagaaaggtaaaTGGCCCACAGGAACCTCTACTTTCAAAACACAGCCACTAA